From a single Nicotiana tabacum cultivar K326 chromosome 8, ASM71507v2, whole genome shotgun sequence genomic region:
- the LOC142163382 gene encoding secreted RxLR effector protein 161-like, producing the protein MDTSIERGETLNLEMCPKIENEQEDMSRFPYLSVVGSLMYAMMCTRPDIFYVVGLVSRYQYNFGRDYWKVVKRSFRYLKGTADYSLCYSGNDLYLRGYTHADWAADRNDRKSTSSYAFLLNGGAISRKSKKQTCTTLSTMEVEFVTCAYAVQEVVWLKRFFEHLDITKNS; encoded by the coding sequence ATGGATACTTCTATAGAGAGAGGTGAAACTTTAAACCTTGAAATGTGTCCCAAGATTGAAAATGAACAGGAAGACATGTCTCGATTTCCATATTTAAGTGTTGTCGGAAGTTTGATGTACGCTATGATGTGTACTCGCCCAGACATTTTTTATGTCGTAGGTCTGGTTAGCAGGTATCAATACAATTTTGGAAGAGATTATTGGAAAGTTGTGAAGAGAAGTTTCAGATACCTAAAGGGAACTGCAGATTATTCACTATGTTATAGTGGAAATGATTTATACTTAAGAGGATATACACATGCTGATTGGGCTGCTGACAGGAATGATAGAAAATCAACATCCAGTTATGCCTTCTTACTTAATGGTGGTGCTATATCACGGAAAAGTAAGAAACAAACCTGTACAACCCTTTCAACGATGGAAGTTGAGTTCGTGACTTGTGCGTATGCAGTACAAGAAGTTGTTTGGTTGAAGAGATTCTTTGAGCATTTGGATATTACAAAGAACTCTTAG